The Verrucomicrobiota bacterium genome has a window encoding:
- the hisA gene encoding phosphoribosylformimino-5-aminoimidazole carboxamide ribotide isomerase: protein MFRPCIDLHEGKVKQIVGGTLGGDPSNLRTNFVADRPSAWFAQLYKKDGLQGGHVIMLGPGNDAAAREALAAYPGGLQIGGGITIDNARQYLDAGASHAIVTSWVFRGGKLDQERLNALVAAVGKSRLVLDLSCRRRGEDYFVVTDRWQKFTELTISKQTLERLAGACAEFLIHAVDVEGLCQGIDASLVERLGQWSPIPTTYAGGARSLADLEQVTRLGRDRIDLTIGSALDIFGGTGIRYADAVAFNHRQK from the coding sequence ATGTTTCGTCCCTGCATTGACCTTCACGAAGGCAAAGTGAAGCAGATTGTCGGCGGCACGCTGGGCGGCGACCCGTCGAACCTGCGCACGAACTTCGTCGCCGACCGCCCCAGCGCGTGGTTCGCCCAGCTCTACAAAAAAGACGGACTCCAAGGCGGCCACGTCATCATGCTCGGCCCGGGCAACGACGCGGCCGCACGCGAAGCGCTCGCCGCGTACCCCGGCGGACTTCAAATCGGCGGTGGCATCACGATCGACAACGCCCGGCAGTACCTCGACGCCGGCGCGTCCCACGCCATCGTCACCTCCTGGGTGTTTCGCGGAGGAAAACTCGATCAAGAACGCCTGAACGCTCTCGTTGCTGCCGTTGGGAAAAGCCGCCTCGTCCTGGACCTGAGCTGCCGGCGCCGGGGCGAAGACTACTTCGTCGTCACCGACCGCTGGCAGAAATTCACCGAACTGACGATCTCGAAACAAACCCTGGAGCGCCTGGCTGGCGCCTGCGCCGAATTCCTGATTCACGCGGTCGATGTCGAAGGCCTGTGCCAGGGCATCGACGCGTCCTTGGTGGAGCGGCTCGGCCAATGGTCGCCGATTCCCACGACCTACGCGGGCGGCGCGCGGTCGCTGGCGGATCTGGAGCAAGTGACTCGCCTTGGCCGGGACCGGATCGATCTCACGATCGGTTCCGCGCTCGATATCTTCGGCGGCACGGGCATCCGATACGCCGACGCCGTCGCCTTCAATCATCGGCAAAAGTAG
- a CDS encoding sigma-70 family RNA polymerase sigma factor, whose translation MDRSQEHREPGERVQTFESHGAHPKRSRQNCESQFCKVENLSRLEYNCVEMSSDAEARLLARCRQGEPDAWNELFDAHYSATARFVFQLGADFSREDVEEICQEAFLSVIRNLASFQGASQFQTWLFRIAANKARDFCERQRAAKRGGGQAPLSLQAEDPENGLTLDPPSSAPGPDAQLMNAERMAGVRHALDQLGEPCREIIELRYFADLSYDEIAATLQLNPKTVSSRLSKCLDRLEALARPILAREKSTPFSV comes from the coding sequence ATGGACCGCAGCCAGGAGCATCGCGAACCCGGCGAGCGCGTGCAGACGTTTGAAAGTCATGGCGCGCATCCTAAAAGGTCGCGGCAAAATTGCGAGTCGCAGTTCTGCAAGGTGGAAAATCTTTCCCGGCTAGAGTATAACTGCGTTGAAATGAGTTCCGACGCTGAAGCCAGGTTGCTCGCGCGCTGCCGCCAGGGCGAGCCGGACGCCTGGAACGAACTGTTCGACGCCCATTACTCCGCCACGGCGCGGTTTGTGTTTCAGCTTGGGGCCGACTTCTCCCGCGAGGACGTCGAAGAGATTTGCCAGGAAGCGTTCCTTTCCGTGATTCGGAACCTCGCGTCCTTTCAGGGCGCGAGCCAGTTCCAGACCTGGCTCTTTCGGATCGCCGCCAACAAAGCGCGCGATTTTTGCGAACGCCAGCGCGCCGCCAAGCGCGGAGGCGGCCAGGCGCCGCTTTCGCTGCAAGCGGAAGATCCGGAAAACGGCCTCACGCTGGACCCGCCCAGCAGCGCGCCGGGTCCCGATGCGCAGTTGATGAACGCGGAACGCATGGCCGGGGTCCGCCACGCCCTCGACCAACTCGGAGAGCCGTGCCGCGAGATTATCGAACTCCGCTACTTCGCCGACCTGAGCTATGACGAGATCGCGGCCACGTTGCAGTTGAACCCGAAGACGGTCAGTTCCCGGCTCAGCAAATGCCTGGACCGCCTGGAGGCCCTCGCCCGGCCGATCCTCGCGCGGGAGAAATCCACGCCGTTCTCCGTCTAA
- a CDS encoding c-type cytochrome → MRAMTFKRLHALAGFAMLLAAVHGALAAEPSVDSKDLPRIPPTEPARALGTFQVKPGFKMELVAAEPLVVDPIAMSFDENGRLFVVEMIDYSERRDEHLGRVRLLEDTDGDGRFDQSTVYAKDLPWPTAVICYDGGVFVGASPDVLFLKDTNGDGVADTREVIFTGFAAGVERLNVQALLNSFTWGLDNRIHGATSGNGGRVASPKNPQMQLVELRGRDFSFDPRTLDLRAESGGGQHGLSFDDAGRKFVCSNSAHLQMLMYDDADVKANPRFSMPNPLVNIAEDGPAAAVYRISPDEPWRVIRTRWRVAGLVPGPIEGGGHPSGYFTAATGVTIYRGNAWPKEYRGNVIVADCGSNLIHRKQLFPEGASLVGRRPADELKTEFIASKDNWFRPVQFANAPDGTLYVADMYREIIEHPWSLPPNIKQHLDLNRGNDRGRIYRIVPDGFKQPALPKLGRASTAELVQTLGHENGWHRDTAARLLYQRQDTSAIPMLEKMLDGTGTASGRVPALYALSGLGAVNEKHLLDRLSDPDAVVREHAVRLSRNLLAKQKPFPQGLWLKLVSRSSDPDARVRYQLAFLLGAVDRPERTQASSAIAARDCADAWIGAAVLNSLGDAADASFFFSLVAGTNARTEFLAKRDSLAGRQFFNQLLRLIAARKNLKDIAAIVAHLRSLPSRNDTYTLARPLLDGLRSAGLELRDLDSETQKRLKAMQQDATEAARDGHEPEAQRIPAIQLLGALNWTDAGATLSSILSSNPAGPVQASAISALARFREAEAGHAMVRSWPQLTPRSRSEVLNALTSRPQQIGALLDGLESNMIQRADLSATQTAFLRGHADAKIRQRAAQLLPATHSKDREKTIEQFRSSLDLAGHSARGRKVYQERCLSCHRAGKEGYAVGPDLASVRSNGKEKLLVSILDPNREVAPSYLNYLVETKDGESYLGLIATENATSVTLRQAFGVETSVLRSNIRRIQSQNQSIMPEGLEASLAPQNLADLLEFMVADEGAQ, encoded by the coding sequence ATGCGCGCCATGACTTTCAAACGTCTGCACGCGCTCGCCGGGTTCGCGATGCTCCTGGCTGCGGTCCATGGCGCTCTGGCCGCGGAACCTTCTGTCGATTCCAAAGACCTCCCGCGCATTCCGCCAACCGAGCCGGCCCGGGCGCTGGGCACCTTTCAGGTCAAACCGGGATTCAAGATGGAACTGGTCGCGGCGGAACCGCTCGTCGTGGACCCCATTGCGATGTCGTTCGACGAGAACGGCCGATTGTTCGTCGTCGAGATGATCGATTACTCCGAGCGAAGAGACGAGCACCTCGGCCGAGTCCGGCTGCTGGAGGACACCGACGGCGATGGCCGTTTCGACCAATCGACCGTTTACGCGAAAGACCTTCCCTGGCCCACCGCCGTCATCTGCTATGACGGCGGAGTCTTTGTCGGCGCCAGCCCCGACGTGCTTTTCTTGAAGGACACCAACGGCGACGGCGTGGCCGACACGCGGGAAGTGATTTTCACGGGTTTTGCCGCGGGCGTCGAGCGATTGAATGTGCAGGCGCTTTTGAACAGCTTCACCTGGGGGCTGGACAACCGCATTCACGGGGCCACGAGCGGCAACGGCGGACGCGTGGCTTCGCCAAAGAACCCGCAAATGCAGCTCGTCGAATTGCGCGGGCGCGATTTTTCGTTTGATCCGCGCACGCTGGATTTGCGCGCGGAGAGCGGAGGCGGGCAGCACGGCCTGAGTTTCGATGACGCGGGGCGGAAGTTCGTTTGCAGCAACAGCGCCCACCTTCAGATGCTGATGTACGACGACGCAGACGTGAAGGCCAACCCGCGGTTCTCAATGCCGAACCCGCTCGTGAACATCGCCGAAGACGGTCCGGCCGCCGCGGTCTATCGCATCAGCCCGGACGAACCCTGGCGCGTCATCCGGACGCGCTGGCGCGTGGCCGGGTTGGTGCCGGGACCCATCGAAGGCGGCGGCCATCCGTCCGGGTATTTTACCGCCGCCACCGGCGTGACGATTTATCGCGGCAACGCGTGGCCCAAGGAATATCGCGGCAACGTCATCGTCGCGGATTGCGGGAGCAACTTGATCCATCGCAAGCAACTCTTCCCGGAAGGAGCAAGCCTGGTCGGGCGGCGGCCGGCGGACGAATTGAAAACCGAATTCATCGCGTCGAAGGACAACTGGTTTCGCCCGGTGCAATTTGCCAACGCGCCGGACGGGACGCTCTATGTCGCGGACATGTATCGCGAAATCATCGAACATCCGTGGTCGCTGCCCCCCAACATCAAGCAACACCTCGACCTGAATCGCGGCAATGATCGCGGCCGGATTTACCGCATCGTGCCCGACGGATTCAAGCAACCGGCGTTGCCCAAGCTGGGCCGCGCTTCGACGGCGGAACTGGTCCAAACGCTCGGGCACGAGAACGGCTGGCATCGCGACACGGCGGCGCGTTTGCTTTATCAGCGGCAGGACACGTCAGCGATTCCGATGCTGGAGAAGATGCTGGATGGGACCGGCACGGCCTCGGGCCGAGTCCCCGCGCTGTATGCCCTGAGCGGACTGGGCGCCGTGAACGAGAAGCATTTGCTCGACAGATTGTCGGACCCCGACGCGGTCGTGCGCGAGCACGCAGTCAGGCTTTCCAGAAATCTGCTCGCCAAACAGAAGCCGTTTCCCCAAGGCCTGTGGCTGAAGCTGGTGTCGCGTTCGTCCGACCCGGATGCTCGCGTGCGGTATCAACTGGCCTTCCTGCTCGGCGCGGTGGATCGTCCCGAACGCACCCAGGCTTCGTCCGCCATTGCGGCACGAGATTGCGCCGACGCCTGGATTGGCGCGGCGGTGTTGAATTCGTTGGGGGACGCAGCGGATGCTTCGTTCTTTTTCTCCCTGGTTGCGGGAACGAATGCGCGAACTGAATTCCTGGCCAAGAGAGATTCGCTCGCGGGCCGCCAGTTTTTCAACCAGCTTCTCCGTCTGATTGCGGCGCGGAAAAACCTGAAAGACATTGCGGCGATTGTCGCGCACCTCCGAAGCCTGCCAAGCCGCAACGACACCTACACGCTGGCCAGGCCGTTGTTGGATGGGCTCCGATCCGCCGGCCTGGAGTTGCGCGATCTGGATTCGGAGACGCAAAAGCGGCTCAAGGCCATGCAGCAGGATGCTACCGAAGCCGCTCGTGATGGCCACGAGCCCGAAGCCCAACGCATCCCGGCCATTCAATTGCTCGGGGCTCTAAATTGGACCGACGCGGGCGCGACGCTTTCTTCAATCTTGTCGTCGAATCCAGCCGGACCGGTCCAGGCGTCGGCGATCAGCGCGCTGGCGCGTTTCCGTGAAGCGGAAGCCGGGCACGCGATGGTGCGAAGCTGGCCGCAGCTTACGCCCCGCTCCCGCAGCGAAGTTTTGAACGCGCTGACCTCGCGGCCCCAGCAGATCGGCGCTTTGCTGGACGGCCTCGAATCCAACATGATTCAACGCGCCGACCTTTCCGCGACTCAGACGGCCTTCTTGCGCGGGCATGCCGACGCGAAGATTCGCCAGCGCGCGGCGCAGCTTCTGCCGGCGACGCACTCCAAGGATCGCGAGAAAACGATCGAACAATTCCGGTCGTCGCTGGATCTGGCGGGCCATTCGGCTCGCGGCCGGAAGGTTTACCAGGAACGTTGTTTATCCTGCCATCGCGCGGGCAAGGAAGGCTACGCAGTGGGACCGGATTTGGCGAGCGTCCGCTCCAACGGGAAGGAGAAATTGCTCGTGAGTATTCTCGATCCGAACCGCGAAGTGGCGCCGAGTTACTTGAACTACCTGGTCGAGACCAAGGATGGCGAAAGTTACCTGGGCCTGATCGCGACCGAAAACGCCACGAGCGTCACGTTGCGCCAAGCCTTCGGCGTGGAGACCAGCGTGCTTCGATCTAACATCCGCCGCATCCAGAGCCAGAACCAATCGATCATGCCGGAAGGGCTGGAAGCGTCCTTGGCGCCACAGAACCTGGCGGACCTGCTGGAGTTTATGGTCGCGGATGAGGGGGCGCAGTGA
- a CDS encoding DNA-binding protein, whose product MPQLLVRNVEDKIVKKLKEQAGKHGVSVEEEHRRVLRAALLGASKERPSFKEFLLSMPDVGNDRDFERGLQVGRPVKL is encoded by the coding sequence ATGCCGCAACTTCTGGTTAGAAATGTCGAAGACAAAATCGTAAAGAAACTTAAGGAACAAGCCGGTAAGCATGGCGTGTCTGTGGAAGAAGAACATCGTCGTGTCCTTCGTGCGGCGCTGCTTGGGGCCTCTAAGGAACGACCGTCGTTCAAGGAATTCTTGCTCTCAATGCCAGACGTTGGCAATGACCGGGACTTCGAACGCGGTCTCCAAGTTGGGCGTCCTGTCAAACTGTGA
- a CDS encoding type II toxin-antitoxin system VapC family toxin, with amino-acid sequence MSGFLLDTNIVSELRKGTRGDAGVRAWVGGVEPEELFVSVLVLGEIRQGLERIRLRDQVQARNLERWLQGLTRDFADRILPVDERVADKWGRLGLQQPAPVLDSLLAATALVHDLTVVSRDEDGYKNTGVPVINPFSKNEE; translated from the coding sequence GTGAGTGGCTTCCTGCTCGACACGAACATCGTAAGCGAGCTTCGCAAGGGAACTCGCGGTGATGCCGGCGTGCGCGCCTGGGTTGGCGGAGTCGAGCCGGAAGAACTTTTCGTCAGCGTGTTGGTGTTGGGAGAAATCCGACAAGGGCTTGAACGCATTCGGCTCCGCGATCAGGTTCAGGCTCGGAACTTGGAAAGGTGGCTACAGGGACTCACGCGCGATTTCGCTGACCGCATCCTGCCGGTTGACGAACGCGTGGCTGACAAATGGGGACGGTTGGGGTTGCAACAGCCCGCACCGGTCCTCGACTCATTGCTGGCGGCAACAGCGCTTGTTCACGATCTTACCGTCGTGAGCCGCGACGAGGACGGATACAAGAACACGGGCGTGCCGGTCATCAATCCATTCTCGAAAAATGAGGAGTGA
- a CDS encoding CPBP family intramembrane metalloprotease: protein MRSEIRHARVWFLANSCPTGLLMTRPKLDWFLFACAGEASLGLLAVALGYALHQPPTARLHWRFADAALGLAASVPPLLWFVSLWKFEPVLLRDIRLVLEQTVQPLFATWSIFQLAVISALAGVGEELLFRGLIQERLSAVLGPFSALVVSSLLFGCVHPITWNYAWVTALIGVYLGGLMMATGNLLCPIVTHAAYDFLALVYFLRIRRQ from the coding sequence ATGAGGAGTGAAATTCGGCACGCCAGAGTGTGGTTCCTCGCTAATTCCTGCCCAACTGGACTGCTGATGACACGGCCCAAACTTGACTGGTTCCTGTTCGCCTGCGCGGGCGAGGCATCGCTCGGACTGCTCGCGGTCGCGCTCGGTTACGCGCTGCACCAGCCGCCCACGGCGCGGCTGCACTGGCGTTTCGCGGACGCTGCTCTCGGACTGGCGGCAAGCGTCCCCCCGCTGCTGTGGTTTGTCAGCCTGTGGAAATTCGAGCCCGTTCTGCTGCGGGACATTCGGCTGGTTTTGGAGCAAACCGTGCAGCCGCTCTTCGCGACGTGGTCGATTTTTCAGTTGGCGGTGATTTCCGCATTGGCGGGTGTCGGCGAAGAGTTGCTGTTCCGGGGATTGATTCAGGAAAGGTTGAGCGCGGTGCTCGGCCCGTTTTCGGCTTTGGTGGTATCCAGCCTTCTGTTCGGGTGCGTGCATCCCATCACGTGGAATTACGCGTGGGTGACGGCACTGATCGGCGTTTATCTGGGCGGCTTGATGATGGCGACGGGCAACCTCCTGTGTCCGATTGTGACCCACGCGGCGTATGATTTCCTGGCGCTGGTCTATTTCTTGAGAATTCGCCGACAGTGA